Genomic DNA from Desulfonema ishimotonii:
TTGTCACATTTGTCTACGGCCTTTCTGCCGTATTGTACGTTATTGCGTGGATATTTAAGAAATCTCTGCCCGGAAAGCTGGCCACCGGGGTCGCCGCTGTCGGTGTGGCCGGCAACATCGCCGGCATTCTCCTCCGGTGGAACGAGTCCTATGAAATGGGGTTCGGCCACGCGCCGCTCTCCAACCTGTATGAATCGCTGGTTTTTTTTGCCGGGTCCATTGTGGGGCTCTACCTGTTCATTGAGCATCGCTATAAAAACCGGGTGATCGGGGCCTTTGTCGTTCCCATTGCCACCCTGTCAATGGCCTATGCGTCTTTTGCCCAGAACATCAGCGACCGCATTCAGCCACTGATTCCCGCATTGAAAAGCAACTGGCTGATCGCCCATGTTGTTGCCTGTTTTCTGGGGTATGCGGGATTTGCCATCGCGTTCGGCATCAGTATCATGTACATCTTCAAACACCGGGATGCCGGCGGGCAGAACGCCATACTGGGGCGTGTCCCGGATCTGGAGACCCTGGATGACCTGACCCATAAGATGGTTCAGTTCGGTTTCCTTTTTCTGACCACAGGGATCATCACCGGTGCCGTCTGGGCCAATTCCGCCTGGGGGCGCTACTGGGGCTGGGATCCCAAGGAGACCTGGTCGCTGATTACCTGGTTTATATATGCAACCTTGTTGCACGCCAGACTGATGCGGGGATGGTATGGCAAAAAAATCGCATATATCTCCGTTATCGGGTTTATGGCGGTGCTGTTTACCTACTTCGGCGTGAACCTGCTGCCGGGCCTGCACAGCTATGGCTCGCAATGATTTGCCCTTGACAAAAAAGGGATCAGCGGTTACAGAGGGCCACAGTTATTCTTCCCTATTTATGTCCTTTGTCAGTGGGTTACGTTAGGTTATGGTGGCGTGAAATCATTAACAACAGTTTGATGGAGTGTCCATGAGTGCATTAGAGGAAAAAACAAAAGAGGTTTCCGAAGGTGGCGGATTCACCATGCTATTTTTTATCATCGGGCTTGTCGTGAGTCTGATATTCGGATGGGTGGTTTTCCCTGAACTTCTCTACTCCCAGAAGAAGCAGCCTTTTGACTTCAACCATGCGTTACACAGCGAACTTGTGGATGAAGGCTGTGAGAGCTGCCATTTCTTTCGTGAAGACGGAAGCTATGCCGGGGTTCCCCAGTTAGCGCAGTGTGTCGGGTGTCATGAGGATGTGCAGGGAGAGACTGAGGATGAGGCGATATTCGTAAACGAATATGTCAAAACCGGACAGGAAGTGCCCTGGCTGGTTTACTCCCGTCAGCCGGACTGTGTTTTCTTTTCCCATGTCGCACATGTCAAAACCGCAGGAATGGACTGCCAGACATGTCACGGGGATATCGGGCAGTCAACCAGCCTGAAGGTATACGAGGAGAACCGGATCACCGGTTACAGCCGGGATATCTGGGGAAAGAATATTGCCGGGTTCAAGACACATACATGGGACCGTATGAAGATGGACGATTGTTCCGAATGCCATGTCAATCTCGGGGTAAAACAGGCAAGCGTTCAGACTGGAAAAGGTGCCTGTTTCGTGTGCCACAAGTAACAACATCGGATTGAGAAAAAAATAGAATTCGGAATTCAAACGTACAGACCTGGAACTCTTTACAGGTTTAAGGGGTAACCTCTATGAAAATAGACAGAAGAAGTTTCTTGTCCCTTGGGATCGGTGTCACTGCCGGTACAACCCTTTCGCCACTGCCCTGGAAGCTTACGGATGATTTATCCATATGGACGCAGATGTGGCCGTGGACGCCGGTGCCGAAAGACGGTGAGGTCAGCTATGTGCATTCGGTTTGCACCCTGTGTCCGGGGGGCTGCGGTATCTCCGTTCGCAAAGTCGCTGACCGGGCGGTGAAAATAGAAGGAATGGACGGGTATCCCGGCAATGACGGCAGCGCCTGCCCGCTCGGTCTTTCCGGGCTTCAGTTGCTTTACGGCCCCACCGCCATACAGTCGCCGCTGAAACGGGTTGGCGAACGGGGCGCGGGCAAATGGCAGAAGATCTCCTGGGAGGCGGCCATTGCCGAGGTCGCGGAAAAAATCGGCAGGCTGAGAGAAGACGGAAAAGCCCACACTCTGGGATGTATTACGGATTCGGACTGCGGAACCGTGCCGGAACTTTTCAAACGGTTTCTAACCGCCTTCGGCTCTCCCAATTTCATGCGGACGCCCTCCTGTGCCGATACCTATGAGATGACACTGAAGCTGATGCACGGCACGGACGCCTCCCCCGGATTTGACGTGGAAAACGCCAACTTCGTCCTGAGTTTCGGCAGCGGCATTATCGAAGGCTGGGGCACGCCGGGGCGCATGTTCAGGGCCCACAGCGCCTGGAAGGATAAGAAGGTCAAGGTGGTTCAGGCGGAACCCCGGCTGTCCAATACGGCGGCCAAGGCCGGACAGTGGCTTCCCATCAGTCCGGGCACCGAGGGGATTCTGGCGCTGGGGCTGGCCCATGTCATCATTAAGGAAAATCTCTACGATAAGAACTTTGTCGATAATTACAGTTTCGGCTTTGAGGACTGGAAAGACAGCACGGGCAAGGTCTGCAAGGGCTTTAAATCCGTTGTGACCGACCGGTACACGCCGGGATATGTCTCCGGGATCACCGGCATTGACAGCGGGGACATTGAGGCGCTGGCCAGGGAATTTGCCGGTGCATCCAGTCCGCTCGCCATTTGCGGACGCGGCCAGGGCAGTGTGCCGGGCAGCATTCACGAGTTTATGGCCGTTCACGCCCTCAACGCCCTCATGGGCAATCTCAACCGGGCCGGCGGCGTATCTGCGGTTCAGCGTGCGGATTATATCACCTGGCCCGAACCCGAACCGGACCGTGTGGCCCAGAACAGCCTGAAGAATGAGCGGGCCGACGGGGCAGGCAGTGCGCGGTATCCCTATACAAAATCCCTGCTGACCCGGCTTCCCGCTGCGATTAACAGCGCGGAGGAATCGCCCATCCAGGCGCTTTTCGTCGCAAACGCCAACCCGTGCTACACCCTGCCGGACACAGAGCAGGTTCGTGAGGCGTTCGCCAAAATTCCCCTCATTGTCAGCTTTGCCGCCCACATGAACGAGACCGCTGAGATGGCGGACATTATCCTGCCGGATCTCGGACACCTGGAACGCTATGAGGATGTGCCCACCCCCTTTGGCATGAACACGCCGATGGTCGGCCTGGCCCGCCCCGTTGTTTCGCCCCGGAAGGGCGCCAGACATGTCGGCGACGCCCTGCTGCTGCTGGCAAAACAGATGGGCGGCAGTATCGCCAAGGCATTTCCCTGGACCGGCTATGAGGATTGTCTGAAGAAGACCATGGGCAAAAGCTGGACGGGGCTGACGGAAAACGGCTTTGTTGCGAAGGCGGATTATAAGCCTGCCGGATGGGATGCGGCCTTTGCCACACCGTCAAAGAAATTTCAGTTCATGTCCGAAGCCTGCGGACACGAGGGCAAAACCGGCCTGGGTGCGGTTGCTGCGGAAGGCGATCCGAAGGCGTATCCGCTGGTGCTGATTCCCTATGATTCCATGAGGCTCTCCGGGGGAGCGGTGGCCAATACGCCGTTTCTGACCAAGACCGTTGCCGATACGGTCCTCACCGGCAAAGAGGCCTGGGCGGAGGTGAATCCGAAGACCGGCGGCAAGCTCGGTCTGGCCGAAGGGGTTCATGCGACACTCACTACCCCCAAAGGTTCTGTCCGGGTCAGGGTTCATTTTTCAAACGGCATGATGCCCGGCATGATCGCCATGCCCAGAGGACTGGGCCACACCGCTCCGGATGCGTATCTGGCCGGAAAGGGGATCAACCTGAACGCGCTGGTCGGCCCTGTGGCGGACCCGACTTCCGGTCTCGACGCGGCATGGGGGATACGGGCAAATCTGGTCATTGCCTGAGTCAGTCATCAGTCACAGGAAACCGTGATCCGTCAGTCGCAGCCGGGCAGTAACGCAGGCCCGGAGGCGGATAACTGATAACCGGCAACTGATAACTGGTAGCTGATAACTGATAACTGATGATGAGGTTCTGATGAAGAAAGCACAGGAACAGAATAAACCCAAAAAATACGGAATGGTCATAGACCTGGACAAATGTACCGGGTGCGGCGCCTGCATGGTTGCCTGCATGGCCGAAAACAATGTGCCGTTCAAGAAGGATGAATCGAACAAAAAGGACAGTATCACCTGGATGCGGGTGTACAAGCTGACCAACGATGAAAAATATCCGGATGCGGATATATGCTACCTGCCCAGACCGTGTCAGCACTGTGAGGGCCAGCACGGGCATTCCCCCTGCGTATCGGTCTGTCCGGCCACGGCAACGGATTACAGCGAGGAGACCGGCATTGTCAGCCAGATCTACACCCGGTGTTTCGGCTGCCGGTACTGCATGGCCGCCTGTCCGTATCATGCCCGGTATTTTAACTGGTGGGATCCGGTCTGGCCCGAAGGCATGGAAAAGATGCTCAACCCGGACGTATCCCCCCGTATGCGGGGCATTGTGGAGAAGTGCAGCTTCTGTTTTCACCGGTATCAGAGTGCAATGGATAAAGCCCATTACGAGGGGCGGCGGGACATTGAGGAAGGTGAATATCAGACCGCCTGTACCCAGGCCTGTCCTGCCGGTGCCATCACCTTCGGCGATCTGAACAATCCTGCACACAAAGTGCATGAGCTGAAAAAGCATCCCGATGCCTTCCGCCTGCTGGAGCGTCTGGGAACCAATCCGAAGATCTATTATATGTCAAACCGGGAGTGGGTACGCAAGGCCGGTGACAATCACCTGATGGCCGAAAAACCGGCGAAAAAACAACATTAGGATCACTTGCCTAATGTTTCTGGCTATAATCGAATAACAGAAACTGCACAGGATGAGGAGTACATATATGGATTCTGCATTAATACCCGAGGGCGTTAAGCGCTGTTCAACAGGGAAATTCGCCCTGTTCATCGGTATTGTCGGTGCTGTTCTGCTGTGGGGCGTTTATGCCATGCTGCTTTGCTGGCTCAAGGGCCTTAACCAGACCAATATGAATGATTATTACGGGTTCGCCCTGTGGATCTGGGCTGATCTCGCGGTGATCGCACTGGGCGGCGGCGCTTTCTTTACAGGTTTTCTGAGGTACATTGTCGGAAAAGACGAATTAAAGAACATCATCAACTACGCCGTGCTGATCGGTTTTATCTGCTACAGCTCCGCACTGCTGATTCTCGCCATTGATATCGGACAGCCGCTGAGGGGATGGTTTATTTTCTGGCACGCCAATGTTCACTCCATGCTGACCGAGGTGGCATTCTGTCTCTCCTGCTACTTCGCCGTACTCTCAATTGAGTACCTCCCCCTGATTCTCGAAAACCGACAGCTGAACAAGGTGCCGTTTTTTCATCATCTCGCCCACAACATGCACGAAGTGATGGCCGTGTTTGCCGCAACCGGCGCATTCCTGTCCTTCTTCCATCAGGGATCGCTGGGCGGTGTTGCCGGTGTGCTGTTCGGACGGCCTTTTTCCTTCCGGGAAGGGGTATTTGTCTGGCCGTGGACCTTCTTTCTGTTTACCTGGTCCGCAGCCGCTTACGGCCCGTGTTTTACCCTCTCTCTGACCAAACTGATCGAGGCGATCACCGGCAAACAGTTGGTGGGGGAGAAATGTGTCAATCTGCTGGCCAAGATCTCAGGCTGGATGATCCTGACCTACATCATTGCCAAAATCGCCGATACCTGGTACTGGGCTTCGGTGCTGGCACCGGCCCAGGGATTTACGCTGATGGATTTCTACTCCAACAACCCGGTCTACGGCATCTGGATTCTTGTCCTTGAGATCGTGATTGGCGGCATTATTCCGGCCCTGATCCTCATCACCGAGAGAGGGCGGAAGAACCCCATGCTCTTTATCCTGGCCATCATACTCGGTGTGATCGGCGTCAGCATAAACCGCTGGGTGATGGTCCTTCAGGTCATGGCGGTTCCGGTAATGCCCTTTGACACCTGGGCCATGTATTTTCCGAGCTGGCAGGAGATTGCCACGACAATTCTGCCTGTTGCCTATGGTGTGATTCTGATCGCGATCTCTTATCGTTACCTGCCGGTCTTTCCGCAGGAGAGAGAACTGAACGATTAACAGGCTGAGGAGGTAATATGTTTCCTGGTTTATTTGAATGGATTTGGGACGGCGGCCATATGGTCTTTATGGGCGGCCTCTGGTATGCACTGGGCATTATCGGCCTCGGTCTGACCTATTGTATTGTAAAGTCTGCCATTGATACGGCGGGCGGCGGAGAGGGCGGACACGGACACCATTAATTCCGTAAACGCCTTTTCATAAGAAAATCAGAAAGCGCTTCTCTGTTACAAGCTGATCAGAGAGGCGCTTTTTTGTTTTTGGCAGTCGGAAAAAAGACTGTCGCGGGAATTGCTTTTTTCCTGTCCGGCCACAGCGGGTCTTGTATTGTCAGCCAGAAGCATTTCTGATAAGTAGCCTTACACAAACTGAACCGCACTTCTGAAAGGTGAGTAAGATATTTAAATGGATAAAATTATTGTTGAAGGGGGACACTCCCTCAGAGGCGATGTGAA
This window encodes:
- the qrcB gene encoding menaquinone reductase molybdopterin-binding-like subunit QrcB, which translates into the protein MKIDRRSFLSLGIGVTAGTTLSPLPWKLTDDLSIWTQMWPWTPVPKDGEVSYVHSVCTLCPGGCGISVRKVADRAVKIEGMDGYPGNDGSACPLGLSGLQLLYGPTAIQSPLKRVGERGAGKWQKISWEAAIAEVAEKIGRLREDGKAHTLGCITDSDCGTVPELFKRFLTAFGSPNFMRTPSCADTYEMTLKLMHGTDASPGFDVENANFVLSFGSGIIEGWGTPGRMFRAHSAWKDKKVKVVQAEPRLSNTAAKAGQWLPISPGTEGILALGLAHVIIKENLYDKNFVDNYSFGFEDWKDSTGKVCKGFKSVVTDRYTPGYVSGITGIDSGDIEALAREFAGASSPLAICGRGQGSVPGSIHEFMAVHALNALMGNLNRAGGVSAVQRADYITWPEPEPDRVAQNSLKNERADGAGSARYPYTKSLLTRLPAAINSAEESPIQALFVANANPCYTLPDTEQVREAFAKIPLIVSFAAHMNETAEMADIILPDLGHLERYEDVPTPFGMNTPMVGLARPVVSPRKGARHVGDALLLLAKQMGGSIAKAFPWTGYEDCLKKTMGKSWTGLTENGFVAKADYKPAGWDAAFATPSKKFQFMSEACGHEGKTGLGAVAAEGDPKAYPLVLIPYDSMRLSGGAVANTPFLTKTVADTVLTGKEAWAEVNPKTGGKLGLAEGVHATLTTPKGSVRVRVHFSNGMMPGMIAMPRGLGHTAPDAYLAGKGINLNALVGPVADPTSGLDAAWGIRANLVIA
- the qrcD gene encoding menaquinone reductase integral membrane subunit QrcD, with protein sequence MDSALIPEGVKRCSTGKFALFIGIVGAVLLWGVYAMLLCWLKGLNQTNMNDYYGFALWIWADLAVIALGGGAFFTGFLRYIVGKDELKNIINYAVLIGFICYSSALLILAIDIGQPLRGWFIFWHANVHSMLTEVAFCLSCYFAVLSIEYLPLILENRQLNKVPFFHHLAHNMHEVMAVFAATGAFLSFFHQGSLGGVAGVLFGRPFSFREGVFVWPWTFFLFTWSAAAYGPCFTLSLTKLIEAITGKQLVGEKCVNLLAKISGWMILTYIIAKIADTWYWASVLAPAQGFTLMDFYSNNPVYGIWILVLEIVIGGIIPALILITERGRKNPMLFILAIILGVIGVSINRWVMVLQVMAVPVMPFDTWAMYFPSWQEIATTILPVAYGVILIAISYRYLPVFPQERELND
- the ccsB gene encoding c-type cytochrome biogenesis protein CcsB, giving the protein MNTSSLILSVVTFVYGLSAVLYVIAWIFKKSLPGKLATGVAAVGVAGNIAGILLRWNESYEMGFGHAPLSNLYESLVFFAGSIVGLYLFIEHRYKNRVIGAFVVPIATLSMAYASFAQNISDRIQPLIPALKSNWLIAHVVACFLGYAGFAIAFGISIMYIFKHRDAGGQNAILGRVPDLETLDDLTHKMVQFGFLFLTTGIITGAVWANSAWGRYWGWDPKETWSLITWFIYATLLHARLMRGWYGKKIAYISVIGFMAVLFTYFGVNLLPGLHSYGSQ
- the qrcC gene encoding menaquinone reductase iron-sulfur cluster-binding subunit QrcC, with product MKKAQEQNKPKKYGMVIDLDKCTGCGACMVACMAENNVPFKKDESNKKDSITWMRVYKLTNDEKYPDADICYLPRPCQHCEGQHGHSPCVSVCPATATDYSEETGIVSQIYTRCFGCRYCMAACPYHARYFNWWDPVWPEGMEKMLNPDVSPRMRGIVEKCSFCFHRYQSAMDKAHYEGRRDIEEGEYQTACTQACPAGAITFGDLNNPAHKVHELKKHPDAFRLLERLGTNPKIYYMSNREWVRKAGDNHLMAEKPAKKQH
- the qrcA gene encoding menaquinone reductase multiheme cytochrome c subunit QrcA — protein: MSALEEKTKEVSEGGGFTMLFFIIGLVVSLIFGWVVFPELLYSQKKQPFDFNHALHSELVDEGCESCHFFREDGSYAGVPQLAQCVGCHEDVQGETEDEAIFVNEYVKTGQEVPWLVYSRQPDCVFFSHVAHVKTAGMDCQTCHGDIGQSTSLKVYEENRITGYSRDIWGKNIAGFKTHTWDRMKMDDCSECHVNLGVKQASVQTGKGACFVCHK